The Bacteroidales bacterium genome has a window encoding:
- a CDS encoding CotH kinase family protein, which produces MADTRLLLLPAVFGLILSCERPDSGHDIPEDPVTPVEFGVYNMNIQVDGNAPVVSKESGDYLTCSIKINGNGIAPDYQGTGSIRGRGNSSWFWYDKKPYRIKLDMAWSLLGMKSNRDWVLLANYRDPTDLMNAFGFEVARYLGIPFTNHTRYVELTLNGDYIGLYQLTEQVEQGGNRVNIAGEGAWLICLDLDDGPDLSPDATDNFRSSVFELPVCVKYPEEPTADQLITVKNDFAALETAINDYDYNAVSALLDIPSFINYLILEEFVYNVETDAPRSVFLYKDTDGKYVFGPAWDFDAGFDFDWGTMVTGHNYFNQQELVMGTDPSNHTNGYRISDFFTLMFRNHQFVSEYKSRWNEVKDSIFSHSWKIMEKYDAVIMDALARDFERWPIDRDYTEETARMQEWLSSRVDYLTTVINGYPDGTVPTVKVDCGEMSISDTLSFQLGYAQNVTVDIDESDLISKLGITHDLLYGPNLRIVPLKTDGTEGMNNTNGVYGGWFEEDNNPGYWANGHVYIEVFDNLTQWSCGLRAETGYCSVGEEHTVLMQYQYTTGTQTKTVTVSVTFIIAD; this is translated from the coding sequence GTGGCTGATACCCGACTTTTGCTCCTGCCCGCTGTGTTCGGTTTGATTCTGTCCTGCGAACGTCCCGATTCCGGTCATGATATACCTGAAGACCCGGTGACTCCGGTCGAATTCGGGGTTTATAATATGAACATCCAGGTAGACGGTAATGCTCCTGTTGTATCCAAAGAATCCGGAGATTATCTCACCTGTTCAATTAAAATCAATGGTAACGGAATTGCCCCCGATTACCAGGGAACCGGCAGCATCAGGGGCAGGGGCAATTCTTCGTGGTTTTGGTACGATAAAAAGCCCTACAGGATCAAGCTTGATATGGCATGGTCCCTGCTTGGCATGAAAAGCAACCGCGATTGGGTATTGCTGGCAAATTACCGCGATCCGACCGACCTCATGAATGCATTCGGATTTGAGGTGGCCAGGTACCTGGGGATTCCTTTTACAAATCATACACGGTATGTTGAATTAACTCTCAACGGAGATTACATCGGACTATACCAGCTGACCGAACAGGTGGAACAGGGTGGAAACCGGGTAAATATTGCCGGTGAAGGGGCATGGCTGATTTGCCTGGATCTGGATGACGGACCCGATTTAAGTCCGGATGCCACGGATAATTTCCGTTCCTCGGTTTTCGAACTTCCCGTTTGTGTTAAATATCCTGAAGAACCAACGGCTGACCAGCTGATAACAGTGAAGAATGATTTTGCAGCACTTGAAACTGCCATAAACGATTATGATTACAATGCAGTTTCAGCACTGCTCGACATTCCGTCATTCATCAATTACCTGATCCTTGAAGAATTCGTGTATAATGTGGAAACCGATGCTCCGCGAAGTGTTTTTCTGTATAAAGATACTGACGGAAAATATGTATTCGGTCCGGCCTGGGATTTTGATGCCGGTTTTGATTTTGACTGGGGAACCATGGTTACCGGTCATAACTATTTTAATCAACAGGAGCTTGTAATGGGCACTGATCCTTCCAATCATACAAACGGTTACCGGATTTCCGATTTCTTCACGCTTATGTTCAGGAACCACCAGTTTGTTTCGGAATACAAATCAAGATGGAATGAAGTAAAGGATTCGATTTTCAGTCATTCCTGGAAGATCATGGAGAAATACGACGCAGTCATTATGGATGCCCTTGCAAGAGATTTTGAACGGTGGCCGATTGACAGGGACTACACGGAAGAAACAGCCAGGATGCAGGAATGGCTTTCATCCAGGGTGGATTACCTCACAACGGTGATCAACGGCTATCCTGACGGAACTGTGCCAACGGTAAAGGTTGACTGTGGCGAAATGTCAATTTCCGACACCTTATCGTTTCAACTCGGATATGCTCAGAATGTAACGGTTGATATTGATGAAAGCGACCTGATATCTAAATTAGGAATAACACATGACCTGCTTTATGGCCCAAACCTTCGGATCGTACCCCTAAAAACGGATGGCACAGAGGGTATGAATAACACAAACGGGGTATATGGCGGATGGTTTGAAGAGGACAACAACCCCGGGTACTGGGCAAACGGTCATGTGTATATTGAAGTGTTTGATAACCTTACACAATGGAGCTGCGGGTTGAGGGCTGAAACCGGCTATTGTTCCGTTGGAGAGGAACATACTGTGCTTATGCAATACCAGTATACTACTGGGACCCAAACTAAAACGGTAACTGTTTCAGTAACTTTTATTATTGCTGATTGA
- a CDS encoding glycoside hydrolase family 127 protein, whose translation MIKSTKNSAWCLILICLSLSVNQALLSQKNDYPIQPVPFTSVDIQDSFWLPKIKTNHDVTIPHGFEKSSNRLLNFQIAAGLKTGNFSSDFPFDDSDIYKMIEGASYSLHYFPDPKLEKFIDSVIAIIGMAQEPDGYLYTNRTIANKNGTAPHEWAGDRRWVNEHILSHELYNLGHLFESAVAWYQATGKRNLLDIAIKAANRIDSDFGPGKIEDYPGHQIVEVGLARLYRATGDERYLDLAKFFLDVRGPGGEEYCQADKKVVEQTEAVGHSVRAVYMYAGMADIAALKNDPSYIKAIDRIWEDMVTKKIYVTGGIGASGGNEGFSIPYSLPNGSAYCETCASIGNVYLNQRLFLLHGDAKYIDVLERTLYNSLLAGVSLSGNRFFYPNPLMSTGSYQRSPWFSCACCPPNVARLIPSVPGYFYAVADDRLYVNLFAKNTAQLKLQGKNIEVRQNTRYPWNGRVEITVNPSEKQSFTLMVRIPGWARNEAIPGNLYRFTDVDQHAYTITLNGKQIQPEIKNGYALISRTWKKGDVIVLSLSMLIHEIISDKNLKEDSELIAVQRGPIVFCAEGPDNGGKVLNLVYKNKLNMKPVFEPHLLQGTEVIETSATPISGKEEKTVKLIPYFLWNNRGPSEMEVWLSTRKPKPLPDSLIIIEDNAGDKASTNYVSSWESLNSIYDLTEPRSSADKGSGAFGNWSGEGVTVGTWNWVQYDFKEDKFIGTSEVYWWDDNQGITLPDSCFLSYWDKSAGTFVKIPETECTRKTGTIKPDQFNKTAFKPILTNKIRLNFIGFEKAQGILEWSVYSKKQ comes from the coding sequence ATGATAAAGTCAACGAAAAATTCAGCATGGTGTCTGATCCTGATCTGCCTTTCACTTTCCGTGAATCAGGCGTTATTGTCGCAGAAAAATGATTATCCCATTCAACCGGTTCCCTTTACATCGGTCGATATCCAGGATTCATTCTGGCTTCCAAAAATTAAAACAAACCATGATGTGACGATTCCTCATGGATTTGAAAAATCTTCCAACAGGCTGCTAAATTTTCAGATAGCGGCAGGCCTGAAAACCGGCAACTTTTCCTCTGATTTTCCTTTTGACGATTCGGATATTTATAAAATGATTGAAGGGGCCAGTTATTCGCTGCATTATTTTCCCGATCCCAAACTCGAAAAATTTATCGATTCAGTCATTGCCATTATTGGTATGGCCCAGGAACCCGATGGGTACCTTTACACCAACCGCACAATTGCAAACAAAAACGGTACGGCACCCCATGAATGGGCCGGTGACAGGCGGTGGGTAAATGAACATATCCTCAGTCATGAATTGTACAATTTAGGTCATCTATTTGAATCGGCCGTTGCATGGTACCAGGCCACCGGCAAAAGAAATCTGTTGGATATTGCCATTAAGGCCGCCAACCGTATTGACAGTGATTTTGGCCCGGGCAAGATCGAAGATTATCCGGGTCACCAGATCGTGGAGGTTGGCCTTGCAAGGCTTTACAGGGCCACAGGGGATGAAAGGTACCTGGACCTTGCCAAGTTTTTCCTAGATGTTAGAGGTCCGGGAGGCGAAGAATATTGCCAGGCCGATAAAAAGGTGGTTGAGCAGACAGAAGCAGTGGGTCATTCGGTTAGAGCAGTCTATATGTATGCGGGAATGGCCGATATTGCTGCCCTAAAAAATGATCCTTCATACATTAAAGCTATTGACAGGATATGGGAGGATATGGTAACAAAGAAGATCTACGTTACCGGCGGTATTGGCGCTTCAGGAGGAAATGAAGGCTTCAGCATTCCATACAGTCTCCCTAATGGTTCGGCATATTGCGAGACGTGTGCCTCAATTGGTAATGTATATCTTAACCAACGGCTATTCCTGCTTCACGGGGACGCTAAATATATCGACGTATTGGAACGTACATTGTATAACTCTCTGTTAGCCGGGGTATCCCTGTCCGGGAACCGGTTCTTCTATCCCAATCCCCTTATGTCAACAGGTAGCTACCAGCGGAGTCCATGGTTCAGCTGTGCTTGCTGCCCGCCAAATGTGGCACGGCTCATACCGTCGGTACCGGGCTACTTTTATGCCGTTGCAGACGACAGGCTTTATGTGAACCTGTTTGCAAAGAATACAGCTCAGCTCAAGCTTCAGGGGAAGAATATTGAAGTGCGGCAGAACACAAGGTATCCATGGAATGGAAGAGTTGAAATCACCGTTAATCCTTCAGAAAAGCAAAGTTTCACGCTGATGGTCCGTATCCCGGGATGGGCAAGGAATGAAGCTATTCCGGGCAACCTTTACCGGTTTACCGACGTTGATCAGCATGCTTATACAATTACCCTGAACGGGAAACAAATACAACCTGAAATAAAAAACGGATATGCCCTGATTTCAAGGACGTGGAAAAAGGGAGATGTTATCGTTCTTTCGCTGTCAATGTTAATCCATGAAATTATTTCGGATAAAAACCTGAAGGAAGACAGTGAATTGATTGCTGTACAGCGCGGACCTATTGTTTTCTGTGCTGAAGGTCCTGACAATGGTGGCAAAGTGCTCAATCTTGTTTATAAGAACAAGCTTAATATGAAACCTGTATTCGAACCGCATCTTCTTCAGGGAACCGAAGTCATTGAAACAAGCGCAACCCCGATTTCAGGAAAAGAAGAAAAAACAGTGAAGCTCATTCCTTATTTCCTTTGGAATAACAGGGGACCTTCGGAAATGGAGGTCTGGCTGTCGACCCGTAAGCCCAAACCATTACCTGACAGCCTGATCATTATTGAGGACAATGCAGGGGATAAGGCCTCTACCAATTACGTATCTTCCTGGGAAAGCCTGAACAGCATCTATGATCTGACAGAACCCAGAAGCTCGGCAGACAAGGGGAGCGGTGCTTTCGGGAACTGGTCGGGAGAGGGCGTTACTGTGGGCACGTGGAATTGGGTACAATATGATTTTAAGGAGGATAAGTTCATAGGAACCTCTGAAGTTTACTGGTGGGACGACAACCAGGGAATTACATTGCCCGATTCCTGCTTTCTGTCCTATTGGGATAAATCCGCAGGCACATTTGTAAAAATTCCGGAAACGGAATGTACCCGAAAGACCGGTACCATCAAACCGGATCAGTTCAATAAAACAGCATTCAAACCAATTCTCACCAATAAAATCCGTCTCAACTTCATCGGTTTTGAAAAAGCGCAGGGAATTCTTGAATGGTCAGTATATTCAAAAAAACAATAA
- a CDS encoding beta-L-arabinofuranosidase domain-containing protein: MKTTIGIVSSFLIGVICLVSCTNKAGTIKTGGREVISFRAIPFEITDVQLLDGPFKKATELNIKSLLNYEPDRLLAGFRREAGLKQKAEQYHGWEDNTLAGHSLGHYLSACALMYKTTGDKQFLDRVNYIVAELDTCQKASPLGYIGAFKDGEKIFENEVAKGKIRTGGFDLNGLWSPFYTMHKVMAGLRDAYELCGNQKALEVESRFAGWIGTIVNDLPDSSVQKMLNCEHGGINEVLADLYGDTGEEKYLKLSQVFYHKAILDSLLAGKDVLPGKHANTQIPKLIGLARQYELTGDQNERKSAEFFWDRVVHHHSYVTGGNGNSEYFGPADKLRDRLGPYTTESCNVYNMLKLTRHLFMWDASAAEADVYERMLLNHIHSAQNPVDGRVIYNLSLDMGGRKEFEDPYWFTCCVGTGMENHSKYGWDIYYHNDEELFVSQFIASQVTWKDKAVKVEQKTAFPDEQGTTFTMDCEKPVKFTLQVRYPYWAKEGFTILVNGKEIKIKSEPGSFVTIKRTWNKGDKVEVKMPFSLRLENMPDDSDRVAVLYGPVVMAGILGPEEDPNVPDPLYVPVLITGERNPARWLEPVSGKTNTFLTKNVGKPRDVELVPFYSIYENHYTVYWDLFTYDDWNKREASYKEHMAHVKELQEKTVDFVQPGEMQPERDHNFKSENSTNGFFKERANRESRGGWFSFDMKVKPDKPVALVVDYWGGFPGAKTFDILVNGKVIATEDMKGKAEGQFTDTRYEIPAELTHGKNKVTVTFRAHERNTAGPVFGVRIITT, from the coding sequence ATGAAAACCACAATCGGAATAGTATCTTCGTTTCTTATAGGCGTGATTTGTCTGGTATCATGCACAAATAAAGCCGGTACAATTAAAACCGGCGGCCGGGAAGTCATCTCTTTCAGAGCGATTCCTTTCGAAATAACCGATGTGCAACTGCTTGACGGCCCGTTTAAAAAAGCTACGGAACTAAACATAAAATCATTGTTGAATTATGAGCCTGACAGGCTATTGGCAGGGTTTCGCCGTGAAGCAGGTTTAAAACAAAAAGCGGAACAGTATCACGGCTGGGAAGACAATACACTGGCCGGACACAGTTTGGGGCACTATCTGAGTGCCTGTGCGCTTATGTATAAAACTACCGGAGACAAGCAGTTCCTCGACAGGGTAAATTATATCGTTGCAGAATTGGATACCTGCCAGAAAGCGAGTCCACTGGGTTATATAGGAGCTTTCAAGGACGGTGAAAAGATTTTTGAAAATGAAGTGGCAAAAGGGAAAATACGTACCGGAGGGTTTGATCTGAATGGTTTATGGTCACCCTTCTATACCATGCATAAGGTGATGGCCGGGCTACGCGATGCCTATGAACTTTGCGGGAATCAGAAAGCGCTTGAAGTGGAATCCCGGTTTGCAGGCTGGATTGGTACGATAGTGAACGATTTACCTGACTCTTCAGTACAGAAAATGCTGAATTGCGAGCATGGAGGAATCAATGAGGTCCTGGCTGATCTTTATGGTGATACCGGCGAGGAAAAGTATTTGAAACTCTCACAGGTATTCTATCACAAAGCCATCCTTGATTCCCTGCTGGCCGGCAAAGATGTTCTTCCGGGTAAGCATGCCAACACCCAAATTCCGAAGTTAATCGGATTGGCCCGCCAGTACGAACTTACAGGGGACCAGAATGAAAGGAAATCAGCTGAATTCTTCTGGGACAGGGTAGTGCATCACCATTCTTATGTAACAGGTGGAAACGGCAACAGTGAATATTTCGGTCCCGCCGATAAGTTGCGCGACAGGCTGGGGCCTTATACAACCGAGTCCTGCAATGTTTACAATATGCTCAAACTCACACGCCACCTGTTCATGTGGGATGCATCAGCCGCTGAAGCCGATGTGTATGAACGAATGCTTCTGAACCACATTCATTCGGCACAGAACCCGGTAGACGGGCGTGTGATATACAATCTTTCGCTGGATATGGGAGGAAGAAAGGAATTTGAGGATCCGTACTGGTTCACCTGTTGCGTGGGCACCGGAATGGAAAACCATTCCAAATACGGCTGGGATATCTACTATCATAATGATGAAGAACTTTTTGTAAGCCAGTTTATCGCATCACAGGTAACCTGGAAGGATAAGGCCGTAAAGGTGGAACAAAAAACAGCGTTTCCTGATGAGCAGGGTACAACCTTCACGATGGACTGTGAAAAACCGGTTAAATTCACCCTACAGGTGCGGTATCCTTATTGGGCAAAGGAAGGCTTTACCATTCTGGTTAACGGGAAAGAAATTAAAATTAAGAGTGAACCGGGCAGTTTTGTGACTATCAAACGAACCTGGAATAAAGGTGATAAGGTAGAAGTTAAAATGCCGTTCTCACTCAGGCTTGAAAACATGCCGGACGATTCCGACAGAGTGGCTGTTTTGTATGGCCCGGTTGTAATGGCTGGAATTCTTGGTCCCGAAGAGGACCCGAATGTTCCGGATCCGCTGTATGTGCCTGTTTTGATTACAGGAGAGCGCAATCCGGCCAGATGGCTTGAACCGGTTTCAGGCAAAACAAACACATTTCTTACGAAAAATGTGGGAAAACCTCGTGATGTGGAACTGGTGCCATTTTATTCGATCTATGAAAACCACTATACCGTTTACTGGGATTTGTTCACATACGACGACTGGAATAAGAGGGAGGCCTCCTATAAGGAACACATGGCCCATGTAAAGGAATTACAGGAAAAGACAGTTGATTTTGTGCAGCCAGGTGAAATGCAGCCTGAACGGGATCATAACTTCAAAAGCGAAAATTCAACCAACGGATTTTTCAAGGAAAGGGCAAACCGTGAATCCAGGGGAGGTTGGTTTTCATTCGATATGAAAGTAAAACCCGATAAACCGGTGGCTCTTGTTGTTGACTACTGGGGTGGTTTCCCTGGCGCCAAGACGTTTGATATCCTTGTCAACGGGAAAGTGATCGCCACTGAGGATATGAAAGGAAAGGCCGAGGGGCAGTTTACTGATACCCGGTATGAAATTCCTGCAGAACTGACCCATGGAAAGAACAAGGTTACCGTTACATTCCGGGCCCATGAGCGCAATACAGCCGGTCCTGTATTCGGGGTCCGAATCATTACAACCTGA
- a CDS encoding ABC transporter permease, with product MKALSILRVEILKVQKSKILFITVGFFILIPLMMALMMFVSKNPDIAAKLGLFGTKAKMFNENDWTGFGTVIIQSMASVGFIGYGFVTSWVFGREHSDRTFKDMLSLPVSRSLIVYAKMTVAFIWCLMLSAILFLASLLFGLMLDLPGLTNQVAVHFSKMFFMTSVLTLLLNPLIAFLSGYSNGIVAPLGFMIVTLIMANFAGLLGIGPYFPWSIPGLYSVASHDPGLQLHFSSYMILAVTFFIGMAGTLYWWKNADHK from the coding sequence ATGAAAGCCCTGTCAATTCTTCGTGTAGAAATTCTTAAAGTTCAAAAATCAAAAATTCTTTTTATTACCGTCGGCTTTTTCATACTCATTCCGCTTATGATGGCTCTTATGATGTTTGTATCTAAAAATCCGGATATTGCGGCAAAACTCGGATTATTCGGAACAAAAGCCAAAATGTTTAATGAAAATGACTGGACAGGATTCGGAACGGTGATCATCCAGTCAATGGCCTCTGTTGGGTTCATCGGGTACGGGTTTGTCACTTCATGGGTTTTTGGCCGGGAACACTCTGACAGAACTTTCAAAGATATGCTATCACTGCCTGTCAGCAGATCATTGATAGTTTATGCTAAAATGACGGTTGCCTTCATTTGGTGCCTGATGCTTTCTGCCATTCTTTTTCTGGCTTCTCTGCTTTTCGGTTTAATGCTTGACTTGCCCGGTTTAACAAATCAGGTTGCCGTTCATTTCTCAAAAATGTTCTTTATGACTTCCGTTCTCACCCTGTTACTGAACCCGCTGATTGCTTTTCTTTCGGGCTACAGCAATGGTATTGTAGCTCCACTGGGGTTTATGATAGTAACCCTGATAATGGCTAATTTCGCCGGATTATTAGGTATAGGGCCTTATTTCCCCTGGTCAATTCCGGGTTTGTACTCAGTTGCTTCACATGATCCGGGGCTGCAATTACATTTTTCCAGTTATATGATACTTGCTGTCACTTTCTTTATAGGAATGGCTGGTACACTTTACTGGTGGAAAAATGCAGATCACAAATAA
- a CDS encoding family 43 glycosylhydrolase, translating into MNPIFILTALLLFGNWQSGETQATAPGNGNPLVPGYFADPTILKFGDLYYLYATTDGVKLASGEPQVWISKDFVNWYNQELYIPLPEGLTNCWAPDLVRGTDGRYYYYQGNCEQGCNIYGYVSETPIGPWIRLNNGRPVIPAGTGIKDLPALDAQFMWDSDSSLYSYFGTWCTSFKGMGWAILDRADMTTIQEAGYIPLQQIPHAFEGAYALRKNSRYVLMYSSGDCRLNTYTVRYAFSYNPRGPFQEGLNNPILESNADGTVDSPGHHSVITEGGESYIVYHRHDYPHSTGGEFRQVCVDKLIFDNDSTIRKIDADHIGIGYLGPNQVPCMNVAYKTAVSATSSYHLVAGKTAFANASDYLYMPEYAVDNNNGTLWKAGSGMLPQSLTIDLGRVRQVRRIMTEFEYPTFYYQYKIEFSTDNRSWSVFSDRTTNRRSGCPMIDDFDANARYLRITITGTEKAGMYAAIWNIKVYDQLFPVPEIRNREVQEGPGALTSNSLLVDLNAGVLPTGNIPDRFLNPGTLGGDFMKSGDPAVMVKDGIRAIYFDGKSWLRLSKKAPASLDWNSAYTVSGWVCNPEIGPGECLLVWNSRENMLQSSYAALMYGSGPFGAVAHGDGYVDLPYKTVPSANQWHHVAVTFDGMMEKVYIDGNPDAQLPISLFVTAGDILIGSSGEESENFSGYIARMQLFDSALKENEIQDLMNKTSPF; encoded by the coding sequence ATGAACCCGATTTTCATTCTTACTGCATTATTGTTATTCGGGAATTGGCAGTCCGGGGAAACACAGGCCACTGCCCCGGGAAATGGCAATCCACTGGTGCCGGGATATTTTGCTGATCCCACCATCCTGAAATTCGGTGATTTGTATTACCTGTATGCCACAACCGACGGTGTCAAGCTGGCATCAGGCGAGCCGCAGGTATGGATCAGCAAGGACTTTGTGAACTGGTACAACCAGGAATTGTATATTCCTCTTCCAGAAGGGTTGACCAATTGCTGGGCTCCCGATCTAGTGAGGGGTACTGATGGCAGATATTATTATTACCAGGGAAATTGCGAACAGGGATGCAATATTTATGGGTATGTTTCCGAAACGCCAATAGGCCCATGGATCCGGCTGAACAACGGCCGGCCTGTGATTCCGGCAGGCACAGGCATTAAGGATTTGCCGGCTCTTGATGCACAGTTTATGTGGGACAGCGACAGCTCGCTGTATTCCTACTTCGGAACATGGTGCACATCTTTCAAAGGCATGGGATGGGCCATTCTTGACAGGGCCGATATGACAACCATTCAGGAGGCCGGTTATATCCCGCTTCAACAAATTCCGCATGCTTTCGAGGGAGCCTATGCTCTCAGGAAAAACAGCCGATATGTATTAATGTATTCAAGCGGAGATTGTCGGTTAAATACTTATACCGTCCGGTATGCTTTTTCTTATAATCCCCGTGGCCCTTTTCAAGAAGGACTGAATAATCCTATCCTTGAATCGAATGCAGATGGTACCGTTGATTCTCCCGGTCATCACTCAGTGATCACTGAAGGCGGCGAGAGCTATATCGTATATCACAGGCATGATTATCCGCACAGCACAGGCGGTGAATTCAGACAGGTGTGTGTTGATAAGCTGATTTTCGACAATGACAGCACTATTCGTAAGATCGATGCCGATCATATTGGCATTGGTTACCTTGGGCCAAACCAGGTACCCTGTATGAATGTTGCCTATAAAACTGCTGTATCAGCCACTTCAAGTTATCATCTTGTGGCCGGTAAAACTGCATTTGCCAATGCATCTGATTATTTGTACATGCCAGAATACGCTGTTGACAATAATAACGGAACCCTGTGGAAAGCAGGCAGCGGCATGCTCCCGCAATCGCTGACAATTGATCTTGGCCGGGTAAGGCAGGTCAGAAGGATAATGACTGAATTTGAATACCCGACTTTTTACTACCAGTATAAAATTGAATTTTCGACTGACAACCGGAGCTGGTCAGTTTTTTCGGATAGAACTACCAATCGACGCAGCGGGTGCCCTATGATTGATGATTTTGATGCCAACGCCCGGTACCTGAGAATAACCATTACAGGCACTGAAAAAGCCGGTATGTATGCAGCAATCTGGAATATAAAAGTATATGATCAGCTGTTCCCGGTTCCTGAAATAAGGAACAGGGAAGTTCAGGAAGGCCCTGGTGCTTTGACTTCGAACAGCCTGCTGGTTGATCTGAATGCAGGAGTTTTGCCAACAGGTAATATTCCCGACCGATTTTTAAATCCCGGAACTCTCGGCGGAGATTTCATGAAATCAGGTGATCCGGCAGTAATGGTTAAAGATGGCATCAGAGCCATTTATTTTGACGGGAAAAGCTGGCTTAGACTAAGTAAGAAAGCACCGGCCAGCCTTGACTGGAATTCAGCCTATACGGTTTCCGGGTGGGTCTGCAACCCTGAAATAGGCCCTGGTGAATGCCTGTTGGTATGGAATTCACGCGAGAATATGCTACAGTCGTCCTATGCCGCGCTGATGTACGGCTCCGGTCCTTTCGGCGCTGTTGCGCACGGCGACGGCTATGTGGATCTGCCATACAAGACCGTTCCTTCCGCCAATCAATGGCATCATGTTGCTGTAACGTTCGATGGCATGATGGAGAAGGTTTATATCGATGGAAACCCCGATGCACAACTACCGATCAGCCTTTTCGTAACCGCCGGCGATATATTGATTGGTTCTTCCGGAGAGGAATCCGAGAATTTTTCCGGATACATTGCCCGTATGCAACTTTTCGACAGTGCATTAAAGGAAAATGAAATACAGGACCTGATGAATAAAACCAGCCCATTTTAA